Proteins from one Rosa chinensis cultivar Old Blush chromosome 7, RchiOBHm-V2, whole genome shotgun sequence genomic window:
- the LOC112177051 gene encoding UDP-glycosyltransferase 88F3, which translates to MENTIVLYAAPGMGHMISMVELGKLILKHYSHKFSVTVLYTTGSMVDTPSIPAYIDRITQSHPSISFRRFPRASPTNHHDQTRSLAAVMFDFIRQNDPNVRCALQELSKTFRVRAFIIDLFCTSAMAIAKELNIPTFYFFTSGAAALGAFLYFPTIHARVNESFKDMTDTVFEFPGLGTPLRAVHMPEPMLDRNDPAYLDMVYFCSHLALSDGIIANTFEELETPTAIKAISEGRCVPDAPTPPVYYIGPLIDEEKTSSSAHSEEDCLLWLDKQPSRSVVYLCFGSRGSFSEAQVREIASGLERSGQRFLWVVKKPPVDNTKQSHGVDDFNLEALLPEGFLERTIDRGLVVKSWAPQVPVLNKEAVGGFVTHCGWNSVLESVIAGVPMVAWPLYAEQHLNRSVLVNDMKMAIDVEQREEDGFVTGDEVERRVRELMESKKGRELRERSLKIGEMALGALGELGSSRRALANFVNAIE; encoded by the coding sequence ATGGAAAACACCATAGTCCTCTATGCAGCTCCAGGAATGGGGCACATGATCTCCATGGTCGAGCTAGGCAAGCTGATCCTCAAGCACTACTCCCACAAATTCTCCGTCACCGTGCTCTACACCACCGGAAGCATGGTCGACACACCAAGCATCCCCGCCTACATCGACCGCATCACCCAGTCCCATCCCTCCATTTCCTTCCGCCGCTTCCCACGCGCCTCCCCAACTAACCACCATGACCAAACTCGCAGCCTGGCAGCCGTGATGTTCGATTTCATCCGTCAGAATGACCCGAACGTCCGCTGTGCGCTACAAGAACTCTCCAAGACGTTTCGAGTTCGGGCGTTTATCATCGACCTGTTCTGCACCTCCGCAATGGCCATAGCCAAGGAGCTCAACATCCCCACTTTCTATTTCTTCACTTCGGGCGCGGCGGCTCTCGGGGCTTTCTTGTATTTCCCGACGATCCATGCACGAGTGAACGAGAGCTTCAAGGATATGACCGACACTGTTTTTGAGTTTCCGGGATTGGGGACTCCGTTGCGTGCTGTCCACATGCCTGAGCCGATGCTCGACCGGAATGATCCGGCTTATTTGGATATGGTCTATTTCTGCTCTCATCTTGCTCTATCAGATGGAATCATAGCCAACACTTTTGAAGAGCTCGAGACTCCAACAGCTATTAAGGCCATTTCTGAAGGTCGATGTGTTCCTGATGCGCCCACTCCTCCTGTCTATTATATTGGACCGTTGATCGATGAAGAAAAGACATCTAGCTCTGCGCATTCCGAGGAGGACTGCTTGTTGTGGCTCGATAAGCAGCCGAGTCGAAGTGTGGTGTATCTCTGTTTCGGAAGCAGGGGATCGTTCTCGGAAGCCCAAGTGAGAGAAATTGCAAGTGGGTTGGAGAGGAGCGGTCAGAGGTTCTTGTGGGTGGTGAAAAAGCCACCTGTTGACAACACCAAACAGAGTCATGGCGTGGATGATTTCAATTTGGAAGCTCTTTTGCCGGAAGGCTTCTTAGAGAGGACTATAGACAGGGGCCTGGTGGTGAAGTCGTGGGCGCCGCAGGTGCCGGTGCTGAACAAGGAAGCCGTGGGCGGGTTCGTGACGCACTGTGGATGGAACTCGGTGCTAGAATCGGTGATTGCCGGGGTGCCTATGGTGGCGTGGCCGCTCTATGCAGAGCAGCATCTGAACAGGAGTGTTCTGGTGAATGACATGAAAATGGCTATTGATGTGGAGCAGAGAGAGGAAGATGGGTTCGTGACCGGCGATGAAGTGGAGAGAAGAGTTAGGGAGTTGATGGAGTCGAAAAAAGGAAGAGAGCTCAGAGAGAGGAGTTTGAAAATTGGGGAGATGGCTTTGGGTGCTCTGGGAGAGCTTGGTTCCTCCAGAAGAGCTCTTGCCAACTTTGTTAACGCCATTGAATGa
- the LOC112178113 gene encoding uncharacterized protein LOC112178113: MNHGQPNPFITIENIQRSISEWSNKSSLLTKSQQGVINQEPRPGWQPPNPQPPPPPPFVKVNVDGAWDEESHHSGVGIIIRNHRGHSIAGASIHGSHNSAIEVEAEAVVKGLQLAAHMNLQKIIVEGDCNEVLTALNNSSCHPNWRISPSIDKISHLKTLFVGINWNWIPREANRVADVAAKLAKLRLRSHKWANRPPTSIVSILRSDDGLPGPPCS; this comes from the coding sequence ATGAATCATGGCCAACCAAACCCTTTCATCACAATTGAGAATATTCAACGGAGCATCTCTGAATGGTCAAACAAGTCAAGCTTGTTGACCAAAAGTCAACAAGGTGTGATTAATCAAGAACCCCGCCCTGGTTGGCAACCCCCCAACccccaacccccccccccccccccctttgtAAAAGTTAATGTGGATGGAGCATGGGATGAAGAAAGTCATCATAGCGGGGTTGGAATCATTATCAGAAATCACAGGGGACACTCTATTGCTGGAGCAAGCATCCACGGAAGCCACAACTCTGCCATTGAAGTGGAGGCTGAGGCAGTGGTTAAAGGCCTCCAGCTCGCTGCACACATGAATCTTCAGAAGATCATTGTTGAAGGGGACTGCAATGAAGTCCTAACTGCCCTCAACAATTCATCCTGCCATCCAAACTGGAGAATATCCCCTAGTATCGACAAGATCTCTCATTTAAAAACTTTGTTTGTCGGGATCAATTGGAATTGGATCCCTCGTGAAGCTAACCGTGTTGCGGATGTAGCGGCTAAGCTTGCCAAATTGAGGTTGCGCTCTCATAAATGGGCCAACAGGCCTCCAACCTCTATTGTCTCCATTCTCAGAAGTGACGACGGTCTTCCAGGACCTCCCTGTAGCTAG